The following proteins come from a genomic window of Melospiza georgiana isolate bMelGeo1 chromosome 3, bMelGeo1.pri, whole genome shotgun sequence:
- the LOC131080986 gene encoding sulfotransferase 6B1-like isoform X2, with amino-acid sequence MEKSRTNPVGLLDEAVAAAKSMRRDELYFSYKGILYPTTVCSPENFKALESFEARKDDVILAGYPKSGTNWLSQILTDLIAISQKKTPGSESSVNAEEPEEETYFEIGDAGKYERMTKLPSPRLMVTHLRPENLPKSIFQNNAKNPLFYLVAWGCYFEYLSEWNKYADKENIMTITYEEVKENPALSVKNIATFFGIPLTEEQLQLVVERSSFQSMKKNSDKTHGSFGNVFFRKGGVSDWKNLFTEDQSKEMDRAFEEHIAGTKLGKKLKYDLYCKA; translated from the exons ATGGAGAAGTCCAGGACAAACCCTGTTGGTTTGCTAGATGAGGCAGTGGCAGCTGCCAAATCCATGCGTCGTGATGAACTGTACTTTTCTTACAAGGGAATTCTCTACCCTACCACTGTTTGCAGTCCTGAAAATTTCAAAGCCTTGGAGTCCTTTGAAGCCAGAAAGGATGATGTAATTTTGGCAGGATACCCTAAATCCG gcacAAACTGGCTAAGTCAAATCTTAACTGACCTGATAGCCATATCTCAAAAGAAAACACCAGGCAGTGAAAGCAGTGTGAATGCTGAAGAACCAGAAGAAGAAACATACTTCGAAATTGGAGATGCTGGGAAATATGAG CGAATGACCAAATTACCTTCTCCAAGATTAATGGTTACTCATCTCCGTCCTGAAAATCTTCCCAAATCTATCTTCCAAAACAATGCCAAG AATCCTTTGTTTTATTTAGTGGCATGGGGATGCTATTTTGAATACCTTTCTGAATGGAACAAATATGctgacaaagaaaatattatgaCAATTACTTATGAAGAAGTAAAAGAG AATCCTGCCCTGAGTGTGAAAAACATAGCTACATTCTTTGGAATTCCTCTGACTGAGGAACAGCTCCAGCTGGTGGTAGAGAGGAGCAGCTTCCAGTCCATGAAGAAAAACTCAGACAAGACCCATGGGTCATTTGGCAATGTTTTCTTTCGCAAAG GTGGTGTAAGTGACTGGAAGAATCTTTTCACTGAAGATCAGAGTAAGGAAATGGACAGAGCATTTGAAGAACATATAGCAGGAACGAAACTTGGGAAGAAGTTGAAGTATGACTTGTACTGCAAAGCCTGA
- the LOC131080986 gene encoding sulfotransferase 6B1-like isoform X1 — MEKSRTNPVGLLDEAVAAAKSMRRDELYFSYKGILYPTTVCSPENFKALESFEARKDDVILAGYPKSGTNWLSQILTDLIAISQKKTPGSESSVNAEEPEEETYFEIGDAGKYERMTKLPSPRLMVTHLRPENLPKSIFQNNAKILLLIRNPKDVATSYFHFSNGLALLPSYETWDDFFTDFMTKKMAWGCYFEYLSEWNKYADKENIMTITYEEVKENPALSVKNIATFFGIPLTEEQLQLVVERSSFQSMKKNSDKTHGSFGNVFFRKGGVSDWKNLFTEDQSKEMDRAFEEHIAGTKLGKKLKYDLYCKA, encoded by the exons ATGGAGAAGTCCAGGACAAACCCTGTTGGTTTGCTAGATGAGGCAGTGGCAGCTGCCAAATCCATGCGTCGTGATGAACTGTACTTTTCTTACAAGGGAATTCTCTACCCTACCACTGTTTGCAGTCCTGAAAATTTCAAAGCCTTGGAGTCCTTTGAAGCCAGAAAGGATGATGTAATTTTGGCAGGATACCCTAAATCCG gcacAAACTGGCTAAGTCAAATCTTAACTGACCTGATAGCCATATCTCAAAAGAAAACACCAGGCAGTGAAAGCAGTGTGAATGCTGAAGAACCAGAAGAAGAAACATACTTCGAAATTGGAGATGCTGGGAAATATGAG CGAATGACCAAATTACCTTCTCCAAGATTAATGGTTACTCATCTCCGTCCTGAAAATCTTCCCAAATCTATCTTCCAAAACAATGCCAAG aTATTGTTACTGATTCGTAATCCAAAAGATGTTGCTACatcttatttccatttttccaaTGGCCTGGCACTTCTTCCCTCCTATGAGACCTGGGATGATTTCTTCACAGATTTCATGACAAAGAAAA TGGCATGGGGATGCTATTTTGAATACCTTTCTGAATGGAACAAATATGctgacaaagaaaatattatgaCAATTACTTATGAAGAAGTAAAAGAG AATCCTGCCCTGAGTGTGAAAAACATAGCTACATTCTTTGGAATTCCTCTGACTGAGGAACAGCTCCAGCTGGTGGTAGAGAGGAGCAGCTTCCAGTCCATGAAGAAAAACTCAGACAAGACCCATGGGTCATTTGGCAATGTTTTCTTTCGCAAAG GTGGTGTAAGTGACTGGAAGAATCTTTTCACTGAAGATCAGAGTAAGGAAATGGACAGAGCATTTGAAGAACATATAGCAGGAACGAAACTTGGGAAGAAGTTGAAGTATGACTTGTACTGCAAAGCCTGA